One Sphingobium sp. Z007 genomic region harbors:
- a CDS encoding glycosyl hydrolase family 28-related protein, protein MYRGLRGAYVTILLGLATTQPAFASPSVYTTAPDEPRAVTVTGVGDGRADDGPAIQQAIDKAADEGGGGIVFLPAGTYRISRTLFLWPGVRIFGIGQQRPVILLGKDTPGFQRGVAHMLMFTGTKRQTDKESPPAAFPPAGSVPFNKTIADANPGTFYTALGNIDFRIMDGNPAATAIRFHSAQHSFVSHVDFDIGSGLAGLYHVANEAEDLHFKGGRYGILAEKPSPAWPFALVDATFEGQRDAAIREHEAGLTLVNVAFRNVPVGIEIDRGYGDWLWGQDVRFENVSKAAVIISNEKNVYTQVGFQNVVAANTPVFARFRESGRTVAGKGAAYKVASFTHGLTLPGPGQIGDYKTDMQAANIASLPAPAAPAIRALPPVAQWVSVRTLGAKGDDSTDDTAAIQKAIDMHKVVYLPAGFYRVSDTLRLRPDTVLLGLHPSLTQIVLPDGTAAWQGVGAPKALVESAQGGDAIVAGLGLNTNGANPRATALLWKAGANSMVNDVKFQGGHGTNRFDGSTINPYNNNATADPDAARRWAGQYASLWVTQGGGGTFANIWSPSTFGHPGILISDTQTPGRVIQASVEHHVRSEITLNRVANWELLAPQTEGEAGESGDAVALEIRNSHNILVANFHGYRVTRTREPAPAAVTLYNSHDIRFRNVHVNGESGVGTCDENGCATFLRLTKFPFENAIRDLTHGLDVREREFAVLDIPAKPDPMVPATFLGGKVEKIADGFHSAGGGAVDAQGRLYFIDRKFQRIWRWSDAGKLEMIRDATLDPVNLTIDRSGKLLVLSSYGRNGTVYSVDPDAPDSQIAVIPATLTSSHDGAATVLPVNWWNNGEFRDQIDPATYQFTTLAEMFARDMARRNTREYVSPDGSIVLPAWRVFAQGPADHRGLRFSDSLDSYGFIQGRPGARVYVTNGSENRTYSGIVGAGGAISDLKPFAERGGEGVATDAQGRVYVANGQVFVYDANGKAIGRIDVPERPLQILFGGPDRRTLFILSHHSVHAVTLDM, encoded by the coding sequence ATGTATCGTGGATTGCGCGGAGCTTATGTCACCATCCTGCTGGGCCTGGCGACGACGCAACCGGCGTTCGCTTCGCCTTCCGTTTACACAACCGCGCCGGACGAACCGCGCGCGGTAACCGTCACAGGCGTGGGCGACGGTCGCGCCGACGATGGGCCAGCGATCCAGCAGGCGATCGACAAGGCGGCGGACGAGGGCGGCGGCGGTATCGTATTCCTGCCGGCCGGCACCTACCGCATCAGCCGGACGCTCTTCCTATGGCCCGGCGTCCGCATCTTCGGCATCGGCCAGCAGCGGCCGGTCATACTCTTGGGCAAGGATACGCCGGGCTTTCAGCGCGGCGTCGCGCATATGCTGATGTTCACCGGGACCAAGAGGCAGACAGACAAGGAAAGCCCGCCTGCGGCTTTCCCGCCGGCTGGCAGCGTGCCATTCAACAAGACGATCGCCGACGCCAATCCCGGCACCTTTTACACCGCGCTCGGCAATATCGATTTCCGCATCATGGACGGCAATCCCGCCGCCACCGCGATCCGTTTCCATTCCGCCCAGCATAGCTTCGTCAGCCATGTCGATTTCGACATCGGATCGGGGTTGGCAGGCCTTTATCATGTCGCGAACGAAGCCGAAGACCTGCATTTCAAGGGCGGGCGCTATGGCATATTGGCGGAAAAACCTTCCCCGGCATGGCCCTTCGCCCTGGTCGACGCCACATTCGAGGGGCAGCGCGACGCCGCCATCCGGGAACATGAAGCCGGTTTGACGCTGGTCAATGTCGCCTTCCGCAACGTGCCCGTCGGGATTGAAATCGACCGCGGCTATGGCGACTGGCTATGGGGCCAGGATGTGCGGTTCGAAAATGTGTCGAAGGCCGCCGTTATCATCTCGAACGAGAAAAACGTCTATACGCAGGTCGGCTTCCAGAATGTTGTGGCCGCCAATACACCCGTTTTCGCCCGCTTTCGGGAAAGCGGCCGGACGGTCGCGGGCAAGGGTGCGGCCTATAAGGTCGCATCCTTCACCCATGGCCTCACTTTACCGGGGCCAGGCCAGATCGGCGACTATAAGACCGATATGCAGGCGGCAAACATCGCCAGCCTGCCAGCGCCCGCCGCGCCCGCCATTCGCGCCCTGCCCCCCGTTGCGCAATGGGTCAGCGTCCGCACGCTCGGCGCGAAGGGAGACGACAGCACGGACGACACCGCCGCGATCCAGAAAGCGATCGATATGCATAAGGTGGTCTATCTGCCAGCCGGCTTCTATCGTGTCAGCGACACACTGCGTCTGCGCCCGGATACGGTGCTGCTGGGCCTGCACCCCAGCCTGACACAGATCGTCCTGCCGGACGGCACGGCGGCGTGGCAAGGCGTCGGCGCGCCCAAGGCGCTGGTCGAAAGCGCGCAGGGCGGCGACGCGATCGTGGCCGGTCTTGGCCTCAACACCAACGGCGCCAATCCGCGCGCGACCGCCTTGCTGTGGAAGGCCGGGGCCAATTCCATGGTCAATGACGTCAAATTCCAGGGCGGCCATGGCACCAACCGCTTCGATGGCAGCACGATCAACCCCTATAACAATAACGCCACCGCCGACCCTGACGCCGCACGCCGCTGGGCCGGCCAATATGCCAGCCTATGGGTGACACAGGGCGGCGGCGGCACCTTCGCCAATATCTGGAGCCCCAGCACCTTCGGCCATCCCGGCATCCTGATTTCCGACACGCAAACGCCCGGCCGTGTCATCCAGGCGTCGGTCGAACATCATGTCCGCAGCGAAATCACGCTAAACCGGGTCGCCAACTGGGAATTGCTGGCGCCCCAGACAGAGGGAGAAGCCGGCGAGAGCGGCGATGCCGTGGCGCTGGAAATCCGCAATTCGCACAATATCTTGGTCGCCAACTTCCATGGCTATCGCGTGACGCGCACGCGCGAACCCGCGCCGGCTGCCGTCACCCTTTACAACTCGCATGATATCCGTTTCCGCAACGTCCATGTAAACGGCGAAAGCGGCGTCGGCACCTGCGATGAAAATGGCTGCGCAACCTTCCTGCGCCTGACCAAATTCCCGTTCGAAAACGCGATCCGCGACTTGACCCACGGTCTGGACGTGCGGGAACGGGAATTTGCCGTGCTCGACATTCCCGCCAAGCCAGATCCCATGGTCCCGGCCACTTTCCTGGGCGGCAAGGTCGAGAAGATCGCCGACGGCTTTCATTCGGCAGGCGGCGGCGCCGTGGATGCGCAAGGGCGGCTCTATTTCATCGATCGCAAGTTCCAGCGCATCTGGCGCTGGTCGGACGCGGGCAAGCTGGAGATGATCCGCGACGCTACGCTCGACCCGGTCAATCTGACCATAGATCGATCGGGCAAACTGCTGGTCCTGTCTTCCTATGGTCGCAACGGCACGGTCTATAGCGTGGACCCGGATGCGCCGGACAGCCAGATCGCGGTGATCCCCGCGACCCTGACTTCGTCCCATGATGGCGCCGCCACAGTGCTGCCCGTCAATTGGTGGAACAATGGCGAGTTCAGGGATCAGATCGACCCCGCCACCTATCAGTTCACCACCCTGGCCGAGATGTTCGCCCGCGATATGGCGCGGCGCAATACGCGGGAATATGTCTCGCCCGATGGCAGCATTGTCCTGCCCGCATGGCGCGTGTTCGCCCAGGGACCGGCGGACCATCGCGGCCTGCGCTTCTCGGATTCTCTCGACAGCTATGGCTTCATCCAGGGACGGCCGGGCGCGCGCGTCTATGTCACCAACGGATCGGAGAACCGGACATATAGCGGGATCGTGGGCGCAGGCGGCGCGATCAGCGACCTCAAACCCTTCGCGGAACGCGGCGGGGAAGGGGTGGCGACTGATGCGCAGGGGCGGGTCTATGTCGCCAACGGCCAGGTCTTCGTTTACGACGCCAATGGCAAGGCAATCGGCCGGATCGACGTGCCCGAACGTCCCCTGCAAATCCTGTTCGGAGGACCGGACCGACGCACGCTGTTCATCTTATCGCATCACAGCGTTCATGCCGTGACGCTGGATATGTAA
- a CDS encoding alpha/beta hydrolase: MKQTMKTAARPFRLKQLLAISVAACLMPAYVQAQEDRDKMTPVASPAQPDAIELGTGPLPGATAQESWHRQYGSLFARNVTVATLTPFLPDPAKASGAAIIVAPGGGFRTLSMDNEGYDVARGLAAKGIAAFVIKYRLRQTPADMPAFEKSMQEMFTGAARAPLPAANNAATDLAPQLADSTAAFRLIRSRAAQWHVDPDRIGMIGFSAGAMLTMATTLATKEAKPAFIGNIYGPLGSMTVPQDAPPMFAAIAADDPLFGDRDFKLIDEWRAAKRPVEFHLYEQGGHGFGMYPKTTTSTGWFDAFVRWLDMHGMLKPKGK; encoded by the coding sequence ATGAAACAGACAATGAAGACCGCCGCCCGACCGTTTCGTCTAAAGCAGCTTTTAGCGATCTCTGTCGCCGCCTGCCTGATGCCGGCCTATGTGCAGGCGCAGGAAGACAGGGACAAGATGACACCTGTCGCGTCTCCCGCCCAACCGGATGCGATCGAACTGGGCACCGGCCCGCTGCCTGGGGCAACAGCGCAGGAAAGCTGGCATCGCCAATATGGCAGCCTGTTCGCGCGCAACGTCACGGTCGCCACGTTGACACCGTTCCTGCCGGACCCTGCCAAGGCATCGGGGGCGGCGATCATCGTCGCGCCGGGCGGCGGGTTCCGCACCCTGTCGATGGACAATGAAGGCTATGATGTCGCACGCGGCCTAGCTGCCAAGGGCATCGCCGCCTTCGTCATCAAATATCGCCTGCGACAGACTCCGGCGGACATGCCCGCGTTTGAAAAATCGATGCAGGAGATGTTCACCGGCGCCGCGCGCGCGCCGCTACCGGCCGCGAACAACGCGGCGACGGATCTTGCGCCGCAACTTGCCGACTCCACCGCCGCCTTTCGCCTGATCCGCAGCCGTGCGGCGCAATGGCATGTCGATCCCGACCGGATCGGCATGATCGGCTTTTCCGCAGGCGCGATGCTGACGATGGCGACGACGCTCGCGACAAAGGAAGCGAAGCCGGCCTTCATCGGCAATATCTACGGCCCGCTTGGCAGTATGACGGTCCCGCAGGACGCGCCGCCCATGTTCGCTGCGATCGCAGCGGACGATCCGCTGTTCGGCGACCGCGATTTCAAGCTGATCGACGAATGGCGCGCCGCCAAGCGCCCGGTGGAATTTCACCTCTATGAACAGGGTGGCCACGGATTTGGCATGTATCCCAAGACGACGACCAGCACGGGGTGGTTCGATGCCTTCGTGCGCTGGCTCGACATGCACGGGATGCTCAAACCAAAGGGCAAATAA
- a CDS encoding glycoside hydrolase family 3 C-terminal domain-containing protein → MTTAFFLRVTGMMLCLSTSAFAHAQASATPTAIPGNDVWVEADAKARAIVDKLTLDEKVAQLLNTAPAIPRLAIPAYNWWTESLHGAIGAVPTTNFPEPIGLAATFDAPLIKTVAAAISTEVRALHTLGRQTGHLGRIGTGLDTWSPNINIFRDPRWGRGQETYGEDPFLTAHIGVAFIQGMQGDNPDLPDIVATPKHYAVHSGPEPSRHTDNIFATKRDLEDSYLPAFRAAIVEGKAGSIMCAYNRVDGEPACGSPMLLTDYLRDAWGFKGYVVSDCDAVVDIYDHHKYAPDAATGVAVALRRGVDNECNNATLGGQAGLGDRYKESLAKGYISIEDIDTALVRLFSARLRNGDLPGLSHRKPNATPVSAIGTADHQALALDTAEKSLVLLKNDGVLPLKPGAKIALVGPLADATRVLRGNYSSPKSAPPISVADGLKQAMPGSTITVVPFSPSITDGDLVPGAALRTPDGKPGIKAEYYNSTAKDQFAGEPVLTRTEDSITSRASEFKQVANDHKVVWTGYLVAPETGLYRLALTGVKGAISLNGKPVVTASDYSRWAEPLKLTEVSMTKGERYAVRLQGQSGIPAAPAIFWKRVTDNLDRDLAAGAKDADVIVAVVGLTSDLEGEEMPVKVEGFEGGDKTTLDLPADQRAFLEKAKSLGKPLVVIAMNGSAIDLSWAKENASAILEAWYPGQSGGRAVGNVLSGKADPGGRLPITFYKSVTDLPPLTEYGMDGRTYRYFKGTPVYPFGYGLSYTRFTYSPPVIEPVNGAVENGIKVRTRITNSGQRTGDDVAQLYLTPPKFDGAPRIALRGFQRVSLNPGESQEIAFTLSPRDLSFVTMAGDRALIPGDYLLSVGSGQPGTGSPVQTSAYTVSRLVALPK, encoded by the coding sequence ATGACTACCGCATTTTTCCTGCGCGTAACCGGCATGATGCTGTGCCTGTCGACCTCCGCTTTCGCCCATGCGCAGGCAAGCGCCACGCCGACCGCCATCCCCGGAAATGACGTCTGGGTCGAGGCCGATGCCAAGGCGCGCGCCATCGTGGACAAGCTGACACTCGATGAAAAAGTTGCGCAGTTGCTGAACACCGCGCCTGCCATCCCGCGTCTCGCCATTCCCGCCTATAATTGGTGGACGGAATCGCTGCACGGCGCGATCGGCGCAGTGCCGACGACCAATTTCCCGGAACCAATCGGCCTTGCCGCAACCTTCGATGCGCCGCTGATAAAGACGGTTGCCGCGGCCATCAGCACCGAAGTGCGGGCGCTGCATACATTGGGGCGGCAAACGGGGCATCTGGGCCGTATCGGCACCGGGCTCGACACCTGGTCGCCCAATATCAATATCTTTCGCGATCCGCGCTGGGGCCGGGGCCAGGAAACCTACGGCGAAGATCCGTTTCTGACCGCCCATATCGGGGTTGCCTTTATCCAGGGGATGCAGGGCGACAATCCAGACCTGCCCGATATCGTCGCCACCCCCAAACATTATGCGGTGCATTCCGGGCCGGAACCCAGCCGCCATACCGACAATATCTTTGCGACCAAACGCGACCTGGAGGACAGCTACCTCCCCGCCTTTCGCGCCGCCATAGTAGAGGGCAAAGCAGGCTCCATCATGTGCGCCTATAATCGCGTCGATGGAGAACCGGCCTGTGGCAGCCCGATGCTGCTGACCGACTATCTGCGCGACGCCTGGGGCTTTAAGGGCTATGTCGTGTCCGACTGCGACGCCGTGGTCGATATTTATGATCACCATAAATATGCGCCCGACGCCGCCACTGGCGTGGCCGTCGCGCTGCGCCGCGGCGTCGATAACGAATGTAATAATGCGACGCTGGGTGGCCAAGCCGGTCTTGGTGACCGGTATAAGGAATCCCTGGCGAAAGGTTATATCAGCATAGAGGATATCGATACCGCGCTGGTTCGCCTCTTTTCGGCGCGTCTGCGCAACGGCGACCTGCCCGGCCTTTCGCACCGCAAACCCAACGCAACCCCGGTCTCGGCGATCGGGACGGCCGATCATCAGGCGCTTGCCCTCGACACCGCCGAAAAAAGCCTGGTCCTGCTCAAGAATGACGGCGTTCTGCCACTCAAGCCCGGCGCGAAGATCGCGCTCGTCGGGCCGTTGGCGGACGCTACCCGCGTATTGCGCGGCAATTATAGTTCGCCCAAAAGCGCGCCACCCATTTCTGTCGCCGATGGCCTCAAGCAGGCGATGCCGGGATCGACCATCACGGTGGTGCCATTTTCCCCGTCGATCACCGACGGCGACCTCGTCCCCGGCGCCGCGCTGCGCACCCCGGATGGCAAGCCGGGCATAAAGGCGGAATATTATAATAGCACTGCAAAAGACCAGTTTGCGGGAGAGCCGGTGCTCACCCGAACCGAAGACAGCATCACGTCCCGCGCCTCTGAGTTCAAGCAGGTCGCGAACGACCACAAAGTGGTCTGGACCGGCTATCTGGTTGCGCCCGAAACCGGTCTATACCGGTTGGCGCTGACCGGCGTGAAGGGCGCAATATCGCTGAACGGCAAACCGGTCGTCACCGCCAGCGACTATTCGCGCTGGGCAGAACCGCTTAAGCTCACCGAAGTGTCCATGACCAAGGGCGAGCGCTACGCCGTCCGCCTCCAGGGGCAGAGCGGAATCCCCGCCGCGCCGGCCATCTTCTGGAAGCGCGTGACCGACAATCTGGACCGCGATCTGGCGGCAGGCGCGAAAGACGCCGACGTCATCGTCGCCGTCGTCGGCCTAACGTCCGACCTGGAGGGTGAGGAAATGCCGGTGAAGGTCGAGGGTTTCGAGGGGGGCGACAAGACGACGCTGGACCTGCCCGCTGACCAGCGCGCCTTTCTGGAAAAGGCCAAATCTTTGGGCAAGCCGCTCGTCGTGATCGCCATGAACGGCAGCGCGATCGATCTGTCCTGGGCAAAGGAGAATGCATCCGCGATATTGGAGGCGTGGTATCCCGGCCAGTCGGGTGGCCGTGCCGTGGGGAACGTCCTGTCCGGCAAGGCCGATCCGGGCGGCCGCCTGCCGATCACCTTCTACAAAAGCGTGACCGACCTGCCGCCCCTTACCGAATATGGCATGGATGGCCGCACTTACCGCTATTTCAAGGGCACGCCCGTCTATCCGTTTGGATACGGCCTCAGCTACACGCGCTTCACCTATAGCCCGCCTGTGATCGAACCTGTCAACGGGGCGGTGGAAAATGGCATCAAAGTCCGTACACGGATTACGAACAGCGGGCAGCGCACCGGTGACGACGTCGCCCAGCTTTATCTCACGCCTCCAAAATTCGACGGAGCGCCGCGGATCGCGCTGCGGGGGTTCCAGCGGGTTTCGCTAAACCCGGGAGAAAGCCAGGAGATCGCATTCACTTTGTCGCCCCGTGACCTGAGCTTCGTCACCATGGCGGGCGACCGCGCGCTCATCCCCGGCGACTATCTGTTGAGCGTCGGCAGCGGACAGCCTGGGACCGGCAGCCCGGTCCAGACCAGCGCCTATACTGTGTCTCGCTTGGTCGCGTTGCCAAAATGA
- a CDS encoding glycoside hydrolase family 43 protein has protein sequence MTMSLRRLTALPLTMALLATACQNQEQAANTTQPAKESRRAASDYLSQPLVKDIYTADPSAHVWNGKIYVYPSHDIDGPTPEDDLGAHFEMRDYRILSMDKIGGPVTVGPVALDVKDVPWADKQMWAPDAAYKNGTYYLYFPAKDKEGAFRIGVATSKNPMGPFKAQPQPIKGSYSIDPAVFTDDDGSSYMYFGGIWGGQLQRNVDGTYDANGSKTDLGQDDKPALAPRVAKLTGDMLEFTETPKAVQIVDEKGKPLLGGDHDRRFFEASWMHKYKGKYYFSYSTGDTHYLAYGIGDSPYGPFTYKGRIMEPVDGWTTHHSIVEWNGKWWLFYADTQLSGQTRLRNVKVTELRYNPDGTIQTIHPFVAKSGKDSAAR, from the coding sequence ATGACCATGTCATTGCGACGACTAACGGCCCTGCCCTTGACCATGGCTCTGCTCGCCACGGCCTGCCAGAATCAGGAGCAGGCTGCAAACACGACTCAGCCCGCCAAGGAAAGCCGCCGCGCCGCGTCCGATTATCTGTCGCAGCCGCTGGTCAAGGACATCTACACCGCCGACCCGTCGGCGCATGTATGGAACGGCAAGATCTACGTCTATCCCAGTCACGACATCGATGGTCCGACACCTGAAGACGATCTGGGCGCGCATTTCGAGATGCGCGACTATCGCATCCTGTCGATGGACAAGATCGGCGGGCCGGTGACGGTCGGGCCGGTCGCCCTCGACGTCAAAGATGTGCCATGGGCCGACAAGCAGATGTGGGCGCCCGACGCCGCCTACAAGAATGGCACCTATTATCTCTATTTCCCGGCCAAGGACAAGGAAGGCGCCTTCCGCATCGGGGTAGCCACATCAAAGAATCCGATGGGTCCATTCAAGGCGCAGCCGCAGCCGATCAAGGGCAGCTATTCGATCGATCCCGCCGTCTTCACCGATGATGACGGGTCCAGCTATATGTATTTCGGCGGCATCTGGGGCGGGCAACTGCAACGTAATGTCGATGGCACATATGACGCCAACGGGTCGAAAACCGATTTGGGTCAGGACGACAAGCCCGCCCTTGCACCGCGTGTCGCCAAGCTGACGGGCGACATGCTGGAATTCACCGAGACGCCCAAGGCGGTTCAGATCGTGGACGAGAAGGGCAAGCCGTTGCTGGGCGGCGACCATGACCGCCGCTTCTTCGAAGCGTCCTGGATGCACAAATATAAGGGCAAATATTATTTCAGCTATTCCACCGGCGACACCCATTATCTTGCCTATGGGATAGGCGACTCCCCGTACGGCCCGTTTACCTACAAGGGGCGGATCATGGAGCCGGTGGATGGATGGACGACCCACCATTCGATCGTCGAATGGAACGGGAAGTGGTGGCTGTTTTACGCCGATACGCAATTGTCGGGGCAGACCCGCCTACGCAATGTCAAGGTGACGGAACTGCGTTACAACCCAGACGGCACCATCCAGACGATCCATCCCTTCGTCGCGAAGAGTGGCAAGGACAGCGCAGCCCGGTGA
- a CDS encoding glycoside hydrolase family 9 protein, which produces MSAIGIAMLLGGASTAVMAQDAAGLQLNEKGYFEAPAVNILAFSNWYDGLFADAKIGGIEIIQRGVRSATNGDVRLAATPGQWDPAATLVSRKVDAAAGIVETTLRYAQYDWQYVVRAEREGNGARLSVILDKPVPRALEGKAGFNLEFLPSAYFHHAYMADDLAGFFPLYPADAMALTAQRNAASGRSEGPGAEPLPIASGRRFVLAPEDPARRITIAGDSPISLYDGRNQAQNGWFVLRSMLPAGKTGTVLQWTVTPQGDATWLRTPVIAHSQLGYAPGGPKVATVELDRNDKRRPPLRLMRISADGTESPVPTPAAREWGDYLRYHYLQMDFSAVRAPGLYRLDYGDVKTAPFRIAADVYADAWHPTNDVYFPVAMDHVSVNEAYRSWHGDSHRDDARQAPVNHEHIDLYRQGPTTDTRFRPGEHIPGLNVGGWYDAGDFDIRTQSQYQVIRSLADAQERYSLTRDTVSVNQARRHVEMHVPDGKPDMVQQVAHGTLQLLAQFDAVGHAIHGIVEPDVAQYTHLGDAVNKTDGLPYDPSLKPGEVKDGRSGTPDDRWAFTSKASALNYGSIAGLAAAARVLKGQDDALARRALETAERVWQEEQGHAPDMFSHGNTTGGPLDAEMFGAAVELLRTTRKPLYAKVVMALWPKVEKGFGFNAQTAVAAVPFMPAAYRKAMIPAVRKWHAESEAGAKANPFGVPITTGGWAGSGTVLGHALTGEALHRAFPEIVGPEATLRGVAFLTGHHPGSDISFISGVGTVSKEVAYGNNRADFSFIAGGVVPGVLVVKPDFPENHEDWPFFWGENEYVIPEGAAWIELANAANRLSGGR; this is translated from the coding sequence ATGTCCGCCATCGGCATCGCCATGCTGCTAGGCGGGGCCAGCACCGCCGTGATGGCGCAGGATGCAGCGGGATTGCAACTCAATGAGAAGGGCTATTTCGAAGCGCCGGCGGTCAACATTCTGGCCTTTTCCAATTGGTATGACGGCCTGTTCGCCGACGCCAAGATCGGCGGGATAGAGATCATCCAGCGAGGCGTGCGCAGCGCAACCAACGGCGATGTGCGCCTGGCCGCGACTCCGGGGCAATGGGACCCTGCGGCCACGCTTGTCAGCCGCAAGGTCGATGCCGCCGCTGGTATCGTTGAAACGACGCTACGCTACGCGCAATATGACTGGCAATATGTCGTGCGGGCGGAGCGGGAAGGCAATGGCGCACGGCTGAGCGTGATCCTCGACAAGCCCGTGCCCAGGGCGCTGGAAGGGAAGGCTGGGTTCAACCTGGAGTTCTTGCCGTCGGCCTATTTCCATCACGCCTATATGGCGGACGACCTTGCCGGCTTTTTCCCGCTCTACCCGGCCGACGCGATGGCGTTGACGGCGCAACGCAACGCAGCCAGCGGACGCAGCGAAGGGCCAGGCGCGGAACCGCTGCCGATCGCAAGCGGTCGGCGGTTCGTACTGGCGCCCGAAGATCCCGCCCGTCGAATCACGATCGCGGGGGACTCGCCCATTTCGCTCTATGATGGCCGCAACCAGGCCCAGAATGGCTGGTTCGTGCTGCGGTCGATGCTGCCCGCCGGCAAGACAGGCACGGTGCTGCAATGGACGGTAACGCCGCAGGGCGACGCGACATGGCTGCGCACGCCAGTGATCGCGCATTCGCAACTGGGCTATGCGCCCGGCGGGCCGAAGGTCGCCACGGTCGAACTGGACCGCAACGACAAACGCAGGCCGCCACTGCGGCTGATGCGCATCAGTGCGGATGGGACGGAAAGCCCCGTGCCGACGCCAGCGGCGCGCGAATGGGGCGATTATCTGCGCTATCACTATCTCCAGATGGATTTCAGCGCCGTGCGCGCGCCGGGCCTGTATCGGCTGGATTATGGCGACGTAAAGACAGCGCCGTTCCGCATTGCGGCGGACGTTTATGCCGATGCCTGGCACCCCACCAATGATGTCTATTTCCCTGTCGCAATGGACCATGTTTCGGTCAACGAAGCCTATCGTAGCTGGCATGGTGATTCCCATCGCGACGACGCGCGACAGGCGCCGGTGAACCACGAACATATCGACCTCTATCGGCAAGGACCGACAACCGACACGCGCTTTCGGCCGGGCGAGCATATTCCCGGCCTGAATGTCGGGGGCTGGTATGATGCGGGCGATTTCGACATCCGCACACAGTCGCAATATCAGGTGATCCGGTCGCTGGCTGACGCGCAGGAACGCTATAGCCTGACCCGCGACACGGTGAGCGTTAATCAGGCGCGGCGGCATGTTGAAATGCATGTGCCCGATGGCAAGCCGGACATGGTGCAGCAGGTGGCGCACGGCACGTTGCAATTGCTGGCGCAATTCGACGCGGTGGGCCACGCCATCCACGGCATCGTCGAACCGGACGTGGCGCAATATACCCATCTGGGCGACGCGGTGAACAAGACCGACGGGCTGCCCTACGACCCTTCGCTCAAGCCCGGCGAGGTCAAGGATGGTCGCAGCGGTACACCCGATGACCGCTGGGCCTTCACCAGCAAGGCGTCAGCGCTCAACTACGGCTCAATCGCGGGGCTGGCGGCAGCGGCGCGGGTGCTCAAGGGGCAGGACGATGCCCTGGCCCGGCGCGCGCTGGAAACGGCGGAGCGCGTGTGGCAGGAGGAGCAGGGCCATGCGCCCGACATGTTCAGCCATGGTAACACGACCGGCGGACCGTTGGACGCGGAGATGTTCGGCGCGGCGGTGGAATTGCTCCGCACGACGCGCAAACCCCTTTATGCCAAGGTGGTGATGGCGCTGTGGCCCAAGGTCGAGAAAGGGTTTGGCTTCAACGCGCAAACGGCTGTGGCCGCGGTCCCGTTCATGCCCGCCGCCTATCGCAAGGCCATGATCCCGGCGGTGCGGAAGTGGCACGCCGAAAGCGAGGCGGGGGCGAAGGCCAACCCGTTCGGCGTGCCGATCACCACCGGCGGCTGGGCGGGGTCCGGCACGGTACTCGGCCATGCCTTGACGGGCGAAGCGCTCCATCGCGCCTTCCCGGAAATCGTTGGGCCGGAAGCGACGTTGCGGGGCGTGGCGTTCCTGACCGGGCATCATCCCGGCTCCGATATCAGCTTCATATCAGGCGTCGGTACGGTGTCGAAGGAAGTCGCCTATGGCAATAACCGCGCCGACTTTTCCTTCATTGCGGGCGGGGTGGTGCCCGGCGTGCTGGTCGTTAAGCCTGACTTCCCGGAAAACCACGAGGACTGGCCGTTTTTCTGGGGCGAGAATGAATATGTCATTCCCGAAGGCGCAGCCTGGATCGAACTGGCCAATGCGGCGAACCGTCTGAGCGGCGGGCGTTAA